One window of Leptospira wolbachii serovar Codice str. CDC genomic DNA carries:
- a CDS encoding GGDEF domain-containing protein has protein sequence MRRHTFKRYFFVFRKMFLRTYHPSFTSTNISDIGSSLQIFSVMTAFTSIISLLFVDSLVRTKEASFWIAFFRISSLAICFFVYLFGRKRVKLYQKHIYGITSLVLIGLILLYIPMMVYDKPNHAYYLFGSAIVIASASILLWIEPFRILLLSTLYIAVFIPLHLNFSRSQGFDRFVFYQDVLIVSFLLAFGFVANLLINYWRFEEYRVKARLRITVGKLLRINQKIEDLSRVDSMTELFNRRHLLEQFDLYKKRSNREGFIIGLVILDLDRLKAINDKYGHKQGDLAIQAFAKTVKSRTRITDIAARIGGDEFCLLVSPIDKEGLQVLAESIREKLERLQIPIHNQPGESLTLTVSIGATLFRPEDDPSFDELYHKIDTALYTSKNEGRNRITLIES, from the coding sequence ATGCGTAGGCATACATTCAAAAGGTATTTTTTTGTATTTCGTAAAATGTTTTTACGAACCTACCATCCCAGTTTCACATCCACCAATATCTCTGACATTGGGTCTTCTTTACAGATTTTTAGCGTGATGACGGCCTTCACCTCGATCATCTCTCTCCTTTTTGTGGATTCTCTTGTGAGAACCAAGGAGGCAAGTTTCTGGATTGCTTTTTTTAGGATCTCTTCCCTTGCGATCTGTTTCTTTGTTTATCTCTTTGGTAGAAAAAGGGTTAAGTTATACCAAAAACATATCTATGGAATCACAAGTCTAGTACTCATAGGGCTTATACTACTCTACATACCAATGATGGTGTATGACAAACCTAACCATGCGTATTATTTGTTTGGTTCGGCCATTGTCATTGCCAGTGCTTCGATCCTTTTATGGATTGAACCATTTCGGATTTTGTTACTTTCTACTTTATACATTGCAGTTTTTATTCCTTTGCATTTGAACTTCTCTCGAAGCCAAGGGTTTGATCGATTTGTTTTCTACCAAGATGTGCTCATTGTTTCGTTTTTACTTGCTTTTGGATTTGTGGCAAACCTTCTCATTAACTACTGGCGCTTCGAAGAATACAGAGTCAAAGCGAGACTTCGCATCACGGTGGGAAAGTTACTTCGTATCAATCAAAAGATCGAAGATTTGTCTCGAGTGGATTCAATGACAGAGCTATTTAACAGACGTCATTTGTTAGAACAATTTGATCTCTATAAAAAAAGATCTAACCGTGAAGGCTTCATCATCGGACTTGTGATTTTGGACCTAGACCGTCTAAAAGCGATTAATGATAAATATGGCCACAAACAAGGAGACCTTGCGATCCAAGCTTTTGCCAAAACGGTAAAGTCTAGGACAAGGATTACAGACATCGCAGCAAGGATTGGTGGAGATGAGTTTTGTCTACTTGTTTCACCTATCGATAAGGAAGGTTTACAAGTTCTGGCTGAGTCCATTCGAGAGAAATTGGAACGTTTGCAAATCCCAATCCACAACCAACCGGGGGAATCTCTTACTTTAACGGTCTCCATTGGAGCGACACTCTTTCGTCCCGAAGATGACCCCAGTTTTGACGAACTCTATCACAAAATTGATACCGCCCTCTACACCTCAAAGAATGAGGGAAGAAACCGAATCACCCTCATCGAATCATAA
- a CDS encoding GerMN domain-containing protein — MAVLPQIQEDKWKSLRYLLGGIFLVLVLIEKSMGFDPKAGGNFFPKQGFRNIGKSQEKSKFAEATDPFAKENWEDDLNWEEEVLTQTFPDSEPKSKLRQKLIDETIPEITLPEDRFPGAGKRLQADAGYLPVYFLKFYGTGKNSQSQLVKLSREFPGGDPIPFLFQELTKGPNPEEKGKGVLSALSKRIRMEPNYRLENGILHISVSEDINYGGSMEILKDRLDQIIFTMVGNFGIKAVVLYSNGERIRTLGSDGLTIPEVLAKSQRKVIIF, encoded by the coding sequence GTGGCGGTACTTCCCCAAATCCAAGAAGACAAGTGGAAATCTTTACGCTATTTGCTTGGCGGAATTTTTCTTGTACTCGTTCTCATTGAAAAGTCTATGGGGTTTGATCCGAAAGCAGGTGGAAATTTCTTTCCAAAACAAGGATTTCGTAACATCGGGAAGTCCCAAGAAAAATCTAAATTTGCGGAAGCCACAGACCCTTTTGCCAAAGAGAACTGGGAAGATGATTTGAATTGGGAAGAAGAAGTCCTCACACAAACCTTTCCTGATTCTGAACCAAAATCAAAACTGCGTCAAAAATTAATAGATGAAACCATTCCTGAGATCACTCTTCCCGAGGATAGATTCCCGGGCGCCGGCAAACGCCTGCAAGCGGATGCGGGTTACCTTCCCGTATATTTTTTAAAGTTTTACGGTACCGGGAAAAACAGCCAATCGCAACTAGTAAAACTATCCAGAGAATTTCCTGGTGGAGACCCCATCCCCTTTTTATTCCAAGAACTCACCAAAGGTCCGAATCCAGAAGAAAAAGGAAAAGGTGTCCTTTCTGCTCTATCCAAACGAATCCGAATGGAGCCAAATTACCGATTGGAAAACGGGATTCTTCATATCTCTGTCTCTGAAGACATCAATTATGGCGGGAGTATGGAAATCTTAAAAGATCGCTTGGACCAAATCATTTTTACTATGGTTGGTAATTTTGGGATTAAAGCTGTGGTTCTTTACTCTAATGGAGAAAGAATTCGAACTTTAGGAAGTGATGGTTTGACGATTCCAGAGGTTCTTGCCAAATCCCAACGAAAGGTAATCATTTTTTAA
- a CDS encoding HAD family hydrolase yields MVAFDVDGTLFSSESIIFKTYVQAIEEFASKTGKITSLPSHDQIMNEIGKPVRTIFANLLPDLPESERDLISGRVLDLLCDAIRSGGGDFYAGVGSTIHYLKEKGYTITCASNGRKAYIETVLDTAGVLQYFEPIVVINQDTIHTKGEILAEYVRKYNLEPSSIAMIGDRHSDWEAARQTGCPFGFCTYGHGLPGEIPDFEWKFDDLPTLKQFF; encoded by the coding sequence ATGGTCGCCTTCGATGTCGACGGGACCTTATTTTCCTCAGAATCCATAATCTTTAAGACCTATGTGCAGGCAATCGAAGAGTTTGCAAGCAAGACGGGAAAAATCACGTCCTTACCAAGTCATGACCAGATTATGAATGAAATTGGAAAACCAGTCAGGACCATTTTTGCCAATCTCTTGCCTGACCTTCCCGAATCCGAACGCGATCTGATTTCTGGAAGAGTTCTAGACCTTCTCTGCGATGCCATCCGAAGTGGTGGCGGGGATTTCTACGCTGGGGTTGGGTCTACCATCCATTATCTAAAAGAAAAGGGATACACCATCACCTGTGCTTCCAATGGAAGAAAAGCTTATATTGAAACGGTTTTGGACACAGCAGGAGTTTTACAATACTTCGAACCAATCGTTGTCATCAACCAAGACACAATCCATACGAAAGGGGAAATCCTTGCCGAATATGTTCGTAAATACAATTTGGAACCAAGTTCCATTGCGATGATTGGCGACAGACATAGCGATTGGGAAGCCGCTAGGCAGACTGGTTGCCCTTTCGGATTTTGCACCTATGGCCACGGCCTTCCCGGTGAAATTCCCGATTTTGAATGGAAATTTGACGATTTACCAACTCTAAAACAGTTTTTTTAA
- a CDS encoding KamA family radical SAM protein: MLVQSSLSEVLRARSELFSRTNWTDPTSQLQNRVKGEDLSKYFVLTESEEIGIRETIRLHVSTTPYYLSLSDPLDPNCPVRRMIVPRSEEAVLSLEESADPLDEERLSPVRGLTHMYPNRVLLFSNHSCSVYCRHCMRGRKVSSNEERMEKGDLEKAFDYIRNHKEIEDVVISGGDPLNLADSRLEWILSELHSIPHVKICRLGTRNPVTLPFRITESLCKIIETYNDENLSIFCNTQFNHPKECTKEAKEAILRLLKAGVSVGNQSVLLKGINDNEEVMLTLHKKLLEMRVRAYYLYDPELIPGSRGFRTPLARGIEIVEYMRGKIGGMGIPQFVNDLPGGGGKITIAPNWYLGYYPKTRQHAFRSAVTKKIHLSFEPVGSDRESYYPIISELDWEKLGL; encoded by the coding sequence ATGCTCGTGCAAAGCAGTTTATCAGAAGTTCTTAGGGCACGTAGTGAGTTGTTTTCCCGGACAAATTGGACGGATCCAACCTCACAGTTGCAAAACAGAGTCAAAGGGGAAGACTTATCTAAATATTTTGTACTTACTGAATCTGAAGAAATTGGAATTCGTGAGACCATCCGCTTACATGTCTCTACGACACCATATTATTTATCCCTCTCAGACCCTCTTGATCCCAATTGCCCCGTTCGAAGGATGATCGTACCTAGGTCGGAAGAAGCAGTACTCTCTTTGGAAGAAAGTGCAGACCCTTTGGATGAAGAACGCCTAAGTCCTGTTCGTGGACTTACACATATGTATCCCAATCGGGTACTTTTATTTTCCAACCATTCTTGTAGTGTGTACTGCCGTCATTGTATGCGCGGTCGTAAGGTATCGTCCAATGAAGAACGTATGGAAAAGGGAGATTTAGAAAAAGCCTTCGATTACATTCGTAACCATAAAGAAATTGAAGATGTTGTGATTAGCGGGGGAGATCCTCTGAATTTAGCAGATTCCCGATTGGAGTGGATTTTGTCGGAGCTCCATTCCATCCCTCATGTAAAAATATGTAGGCTTGGCACTAGAAATCCTGTCACCTTGCCTTTTCGCATAACAGAAAGTTTGTGTAAAATCATAGAAACCTATAATGATGAAAATCTATCCATTTTTTGTAACACTCAGTTCAACCATCCCAAAGAATGTACAAAAGAAGCTAAAGAAGCCATCCTTCGTTTGTTAAAAGCAGGAGTTTCAGTGGGAAACCAATCTGTGCTTTTGAAAGGAATTAATGACAATGAAGAAGTAATGCTTACACTTCATAAAAAATTATTAGAGATGAGGGTTCGTGCTTATTACCTTTATGATCCAGAACTCATTCCTGGTTCCAGGGGTTTTCGAACACCACTTGCCCGTGGAATTGAAATTGTAGAATACATGCGTGGAAAAATTGGAGGAATGGGGATTCCTCAATTTGTGAATGATTTGCCTGGTGGTGGCGGAAAAATTACAATCGCTCCCAATTGGTATTTAGGATACTATCCCAAAACCCGCCAGCATGCCTTCCGGTCTGCCGTTACAAAAAAAATTCACCTATCCTTTGAACCTGTGGGTTCTGACAGAGAATCCTATTATCCCATCATCAGCGAACTGGATTGGGAGAAACTGGGATTATGA
- a CDS encoding D-alanine--D-alanine ligase family protein codes for MKRTVILACDLYDEKTPELCQEWESEVTIQSMEDTVQKLGYDVAILSHPTEIASVLSNIPPNDRKNWIVWNLVEGYHSPNREAYIPALCEYLAIPHTGSSASVQTLTLDKYKTKLFLKSFGIPTADSQLIRNPNDIPKIPFPLFLKPNGEGSSLGIGEKNRIEKIEDWDVVSSPLLKIYPSLLAETYLSGRELTIAVLGNQGNYQAIPPAFVDYPGSVYSDLVKSKESFVESLDFQVPGELSDSLQSYSLKIAELLGSSGYIRLDFKLEKEQPYLLEVNATPGFSSIYSTLPLLWGNSGKTYSELINHCLELGFEEYNHHFRYQYAKDRNL; via the coding sequence ATGAAACGCACTGTGATTTTGGCTTGCGATCTCTATGATGAGAAAACTCCAGAACTTTGCCAAGAATGGGAATCGGAAGTTACCATTCAATCTATGGAAGATACGGTTCAGAAACTTGGATACGATGTTGCGATTTTATCACATCCCACAGAAATTGCCTCAGTTCTTTCCAACATCCCACCAAACGATAGAAAAAACTGGATTGTCTGGAATCTGGTCGAAGGATACCATTCCCCTAATAGAGAGGCCTACATACCAGCGTTATGCGAATATTTGGCAATTCCGCATACGGGAAGTTCGGCTTCGGTACAAACCTTAACTCTCGATAAATACAAAACTAAATTATTTCTAAAATCTTTTGGAATTCCCACAGCGGATTCGCAGCTCATCCGAAATCCAAACGATATTCCCAAAATCCCATTTCCTTTATTCCTAAAACCCAACGGGGAAGGTTCGAGCCTTGGCATTGGAGAAAAAAACCGAATCGAGAAGATCGAGGATTGGGATGTGGTTTCGTCACCACTTTTAAAAATATATCCAAGTTTACTGGCTGAAACTTACCTGTCAGGTCGAGAACTGACCATTGCCGTTCTTGGAAACCAAGGAAATTACCAGGCCATACCACCAGCCTTTGTAGACTATCCAGGTTCCGTGTATAGTGACCTCGTCAAATCCAAAGAAAGTTTTGTAGAATCCTTGGACTTCCAGGTGCCAGGTGAGTTATCCGATTCGCTCCAGTCTTATTCTTTAAAAATAGCAGAGCTTTTGGGTAGTTCCGGTTACATTCGATTGGATTTTAAATTAGAGAAAGAACAACCTTATCTTCTGGAAGTCAATGCCACTCCCGGATTTTCATCCATTTACTCCACCTTGCCCTTGTTATGGGGAAACTCTGGAAAAACTTATTCCGAACTTATAAACCATTGTTTGGAATTGGGATTTGAAGAATACAATCATCATTTTCGTTATCAATATGCAAAGGATCGAAACTTATGA
- a CDS encoding iron-containing redox enzyme family protein, producing the protein MNLIETLKKDVETHPVLVSRWLLERNISMSFNDLILWLSQEYFVSIGFVDWFLQVAAKTRDQNAKIVLVENIWGELGEGKIADTHVSILIEFLTKLNFDFSNHTLLPETKTYLDKMESIIGKGFFYGLGALGPANEYLLKLEYSQIAQAYKKLKLEMSLPEGKFFQVNLDADEGHSQRMFELIEKTAITDESKNQVLEGNLLALVARQDFYTGLSRLDRERLTKV; encoded by the coding sequence ATGAATTTAATAGAAACTTTAAAAAAGGATGTGGAAACTCATCCAGTGTTAGTCTCCCGGTGGTTATTAGAACGAAACATTTCAATGAGTTTTAATGACTTAATTTTATGGCTTAGCCAAGAATACTTTGTTTCCATTGGCTTTGTGGATTGGTTTTTACAAGTGGCTGCAAAAACAAGAGACCAAAATGCAAAGATTGTTCTCGTGGAAAATATATGGGGAGAACTAGGCGAAGGGAAAATTGCTGATACCCATGTTTCTATCCTCATCGAGTTTTTAACAAAACTGAACTTTGATTTTTCAAACCATACCTTGCTCCCAGAAACAAAGACTTATTTGGATAAAATGGAATCCATTATTGGAAAAGGTTTTTTCTATGGTCTCGGTGCTCTTGGTCCTGCGAACGAATACCTTCTGAAACTAGAATACTCTCAAATCGCTCAAGCGTACAAAAAACTAAAATTGGAAATGTCTTTGCCGGAAGGAAAGTTTTTCCAAGTGAATTTGGATGCTGATGAAGGCCATAGCCAAAGAATGTTTGAGCTCATTGAAAAAACTGCCATTACGGATGAATCTAAAAACCAAGTGCTTGAAGGGAACTTACTCGCCCTGGTCGCAAGGCAAGATTTTTATACCGGGCTTTCCCGTTTGGATCGGGAACGGCTTACTAAAGTTTAG
- a CDS encoding DCC1-like thiol-disulfide oxidoreductase family protein, with amino-acid sequence MQTKKSILVYDGNCSFCTRLAKSIREKTNDKIAIVSYHQLSKAELEFLHKQLTNELCAGEVQFIEEGNRYPGFFAVRQILWKMDKYKYLAILLYLPLIPFLGMATMFLLKRFRSKL; translated from the coding sequence ATGCAAACTAAAAAATCCATACTCGTCTATGATGGGAACTGTAGTTTTTGCACTCGACTGGCAAAATCCATCAGGGAAAAAACAAACGATAAAATAGCCATTGTTTCTTATCATCAACTATCCAAAGCGGAACTAGAATTTCTTCACAAACAACTGACAAACGAACTTTGTGCCGGAGAAGTACAGTTCATTGAAGAAGGAAATCGTTACCCCGGCTTTTTTGCGGTAAGGCAAATCCTTTGGAAAATGGACAAATACAAATACTTGGCCATTCTATTGTATTTGCCACTCATTCCTTTTTTGGGTATGGCCACTATGTTTTTATTGAAACGTTTTCGCTCTAAACTTTAG
- a CDS encoding THUMP domain-containing class I SAM-dependent RNA methyltransferase: MESELKTHHLKIDSSNRGGVFFSGKKEDVIDFSIRTKFASRINLQLLHDNADDYDEFYTKASELPWEKYIGPEVSFRIDAETKDKLRNSEFTMHRMKDAVLDRLRSKKIPLPEIEKRMADITIVVRSHTDRFSIELSFSGDPVGRRGYRLFAGNAPVREPIAQAMLEMSGWKEGNTLVDPMCGSGTILIEAALRERLYGEINRFLFAESPVFQILFPTYVFSERKKEKPESPHLFGFDVDPEAIRIAKENAYEAGVEDFVKFEVGDCLGLKNNFGDKGHVVTNPPYGDRIGKPMEDLREMYFQFGRVIKNEFGGWKFTVLSADFSLLGKFGLKENSHLSLKHANLKAKIVDYEIRGGK; the protein is encoded by the coding sequence TTGGAATCCGAATTAAAAACACATCATCTCAAAATTGATAGTTCCAACCGAGGTGGAGTCTTCTTTTCTGGAAAAAAAGAAGACGTAATTGATTTTTCCATCCGCACAAAGTTTGCTTCGCGAATCAACTTACAACTATTACACGACAATGCAGACGACTATGATGAATTTTATACTAAAGCAAGTGAACTTCCTTGGGAAAAATACATTGGTCCCGAAGTCAGTTTCCGAATTGATGCAGAAACTAAAGATAAATTAAGAAATTCTGAATTTACCATGCATCGAATGAAAGATGCTGTCCTCGATAGACTTCGTAGCAAAAAAATTCCCCTTCCTGAAATCGAAAAACGAATGGCAGATATCACGATTGTGGTGAGATCCCATACCGATAGGTTTAGTATCGAACTTTCTTTTTCGGGAGATCCTGTGGGAAGAAGAGGTTATCGTTTGTTTGCCGGCAATGCGCCGGTGCGTGAACCCATAGCCCAAGCAATGTTGGAAATGTCAGGATGGAAAGAAGGAAATACTTTAGTGGATCCTATGTGCGGATCCGGAACCATTCTTATTGAAGCGGCTCTCAGAGAACGCCTGTATGGTGAAATCAATCGGTTTTTATTTGCGGAATCTCCTGTTTTCCAAATCCTATTTCCAACCTATGTGTTTTCTGAACGAAAAAAAGAAAAACCTGAATCACCTCATCTATTTGGTTTTGACGTGGATCCAGAAGCCATTCGTATAGCAAAAGAAAACGCTTATGAGGCTGGTGTGGAAGACTTTGTAAAATTTGAAGTGGGAGATTGTTTAGGACTAAAAAACAATTTTGGAGACAAGGGACATGTTGTCACAAATCCACCGTACGGGGATCGGATTGGAAAACCCATGGAAGATTTACGTGAGATGTACTTTCAATTTGGAAGAGTCATCAAAAACGAATTCGGTGGTTGGAAGTTTACTGTTCTTTCAGCCGATTTTTCGCTTCTCGGAAAGTTTGGTCTCAAAGAAAATTCCCACTTAAGTTTGAAACATGCGAACCTCAAAGCAAAGATTGTGGATTACGAAATCCGTGGAGGGAAATGA
- the bfr gene encoding bacterioferritin, whose protein sequence is MKGKKEVIDILAEVLTAELTAINQYFIHAKVCKNWGYLELAEYLRKESIEEMKHADEIIERILFFDGIPDLQKYSKINVGQTVPEMLDHDLQLEYGAVERLNRGIDICVAAKDNGTRELLEKILVSEEEHIDWIETQKSIIESIGIQNYLAQKLGDSE, encoded by the coding sequence ATGAAGGGAAAGAAAGAAGTAATCGACATTTTAGCGGAAGTTCTCACGGCAGAACTCACAGCCATCAATCAGTATTTTATTCATGCAAAAGTCTGTAAAAACTGGGGGTATTTGGAATTAGCAGAATACCTTCGTAAAGAGTCCATTGAAGAGATGAAACATGCAGATGAAATCATAGAAAGGATCCTTTTTTTTGATGGAATCCCTGATCTCCAAAAGTACTCAAAAATCAATGTAGGTCAAACTGTTCCGGAAATGTTGGATCATGACTTACAATTAGAATATGGAGCTGTGGAAAGACTCAATCGCGGAATCGATATCTGTGTTGCTGCAAAAGACAACGGAACTAGAGAACTTTTAGAGAAAATTCTTGTTTCCGAAGAAGAACACATAGATTGGATCGAAACTCAGAAATCCATAATTGAATCGATTGGTATTCAAAACTACTTGGCTCAGAAATTAGGAGACTCGGAATAA
- a CDS encoding thiolase family protein: MKKVYIHNPALSVFGKHKGSQLDLSFATAKQSVHEFQSHKIQFIIYASFSPDSYNKEYHLSAKLPSRLGLRDLYSVRMETASSSGAAAFQLGVNLILSGRFDHGLVVATELMSQLNREESNLLLGSVLSDSQKALGMSMAQGGAMITRKYLTDYGYKEEDLFAISKKLHDNGLHNPRAHIKKNLTWEDYKIQPMISSPLGLYDISPLSDGSAALVLSKDPSSIVVKGMGSGTAPFLSSAEPSFLANQIAFAKAYAEAGVGPVDIGFAELHDAFTPFELVGAEDAGFFKRGEALFQVKAGLTHPKGKIPINSSGGLKSRGHPVGASGLAQIVELCRFFEEWPEKRLAIAQSIGGLATNNFVSILERE, from the coding sequence ATGAAGAAAGTTTACATTCACAATCCCGCATTGAGTGTATTCGGAAAACACAAAGGATCACAGTTAGATTTATCCTTTGCGACCGCAAAACAATCTGTACATGAGTTTCAATCTCACAAAATTCAGTTTATCATCTATGCCAGTTTTTCCCCCGATTCCTATAATAAAGAATACCATCTGTCTGCAAAACTTCCGAGCCGGCTTGGCCTTCGTGATTTATATTCTGTTCGTATGGAAACTGCATCCTCTTCTGGAGCAGCAGCTTTCCAATTAGGTGTGAATTTAATTCTCAGCGGTAGATTTGATCACGGTCTAGTTGTGGCCACGGAACTCATGTCCCAACTGAATCGCGAAGAGAGTAACCTTTTGTTAGGTTCAGTCCTTTCTGATTCGCAAAAGGCCTTAGGGATGTCGATGGCGCAAGGGGGTGCGATGATCACTCGCAAGTATCTAACTGATTATGGATACAAAGAAGAAGATCTCTTTGCGATCTCAAAAAAACTTCATGATAACGGACTTCATAACCCCAGAGCCCATATCAAAAAAAATCTTACTTGGGAAGACTACAAAATACAACCCATGATTTCAAGTCCCCTAGGTTTGTATGATATCTCACCACTTTCAGATGGATCGGCAGCCCTTGTTCTTTCGAAAGATCCGAGTTCCATAGTTGTCAAAGGAATGGGTTCGGGAACCGCCCCCTTTCTTTCTTCTGCAGAGCCTAGTTTTCTTGCCAATCAGATTGCCTTTGCCAAAGCATACGCAGAAGCAGGGGTGGGTCCAGTTGACATTGGTTTTGCGGAATTGCATGATGCATTCACTCCTTTTGAGCTCGTGGGTGCTGAGGATGCTGGATTTTTCAAACGGGGAGAGGCCTTATTTCAAGTAAAGGCAGGGCTCACCCATCCCAAGGGCAAAATTCCCATCAATTCTTCTGGGGGACTCAAATCACGGGGCCATCCAGTGGGTGCCTCGGGCCTGGCACAAATTGTAGAACTTTGTCGGTTCTTTGAGGAATGGCCGGAAAAGCGGTTGGCAATAGCACAAAGTATAGGTGGACTTGCTACAAACAACTTTGTGTCGATACTAGAAAGAGAGTGA
- the waaF gene encoding lipopolysaccharide heptosyltransferase II has product MPEKILIIQTAFLGDLILSTSFFHAVKTEHPGAEVHVLVNAGTESVLDNNPDITRVWPLEKKRIKKNPFAFLHFAGLLKKEHFNKVYSAHFSFRSSLLSYLTKAPIRIGYKESGFSFLHTRTVQRPKQGPHEVEKLFSLLFEEYDFPGGRERRPYLFPGPAEEESFLTKKKEILSNEEGYILIAPSSLWETKRMPEEKFVSVITQILRKRKETVILIGSKADLEIENTIFRLMKTEPLQLRERTRLLSLVGKTNLKELMVWMKNSKAIISNDSSPIHFASAFNTPTVMLYGATIPAFGYGSLSDKHKIMEVQGLSCRPCGIHGGRICPEGHFRCMMDQNPVRIFEALEEVIKS; this is encoded by the coding sequence ATGCCCGAAAAAATACTGATCATCCAAACGGCCTTCTTAGGTGACCTGATCCTATCTACTTCGTTTTTCCATGCGGTAAAAACAGAACATCCGGGTGCAGAAGTCCATGTACTCGTGAATGCTGGCACAGAATCCGTATTGGATAACAATCCGGATATAACAAGAGTTTGGCCACTGGAGAAAAAACGGATCAAAAAAAATCCGTTTGCCTTTTTGCACTTTGCCGGTTTGTTAAAAAAGGAACATTTTAATAAGGTATACTCAGCTCATTTTTCTTTCCGATCGAGTTTGCTTTCTTACTTAACAAAGGCCCCCATTCGTATTGGTTATAAAGAATCGGGGTTTTCCTTTTTACACACAAGAACAGTACAAAGACCCAAACAAGGCCCACACGAAGTAGAAAAACTATTCTCCTTGTTATTTGAAGAATATGATTTTCCGGGTGGCAGAGAAAGAAGGCCTTATTTATTTCCGGGCCCAGCAGAAGAAGAGTCCTTTTTAACCAAAAAAAAAGAGATCCTATCCAATGAAGAAGGTTATATTCTCATTGCACCATCTTCTCTTTGGGAAACCAAACGAATGCCAGAAGAAAAATTTGTGAGTGTTATCACCCAGATCCTCCGCAAACGAAAAGAAACAGTCATTCTCATTGGTAGCAAAGCCGATTTAGAGATCGAAAATACAATCTTTCGATTGATGAAAACAGAACCTTTACAACTTCGGGAGCGCACTCGTCTCTTGTCCCTTGTCGGCAAAACAAACTTAAAAGAACTGATGGTTTGGATGAAAAATTCCAAAGCCATTATTTCTAATGATTCCAGTCCTATCCATTTTGCCTCTGCTTTTAATACACCCACTGTCATGTTATATGGAGCGACCATTCCCGCTTTTGGTTACGGAAGTCTTTCTGATAAACATAAAATTATGGAAGTGCAAGGTCTAAGTTGTAGGCCATGCGGGATACATGGAGGTCGGATTTGTCCTGAGGGACATTTCCGTTGTATGATGGATCAAAATCCTGTCCGTATCTTTGAAGCCCTAGAGGAAGTCATCAAATCATGA